A single window of Toxotes jaculatrix isolate fToxJac2 chromosome 4, fToxJac2.pri, whole genome shotgun sequence DNA harbors:
- the med28 gene encoding LOW QUALITY PROTEIN: mediator of RNA polymerase II transcription subunit 28 (The sequence of the model RefSeq protein was modified relative to this genomic sequence to represent the inferred CDS: inserted 2 bases in 1 codon) produces MCQPSGNKNXTQIKMASSMSGMFPGQQPPSAHPVGGPGGPGQSGFPGTTPRAQGNNTLVDELEASFEACFASLVSQDYVNGTDQEEIRTGVDQCIQKFLDVARQTECFFLQKRLQLSVQKPEQVVKEDVSELRNELQRKELLVQKHLSKLHHWQQVLEDVSVQHRKPTDLPPPGPLAFLEQASASLPPATLKPN; encoded by the exons ATGTGTCAACCAAGTGGAAACAAGAA CACGCAGATCAAGATGGCATCGTCCATGAGTGGGATGTTTCCCGGTCAGCAGCCGCCCAGTGCGCATCCCGTGGGGGGTCCCGGTGGACCCGGGCAGTCGGGCTTTCCCGgtaccactcccagggctcagGGAAACAACACGCTGGTGGATGAACTGGAGGCTTCTTTCGAG GCATGTTTTGCATCCCTGGTAAGCCAAGACTATGTTAATGGAACAGACCAGGAGGAGATTCGAACTG GTGTCGACCAGTGCATACAAAAGTTTCTGGACGTGGCTCGACAGACAGAGTGCTTCTTCCTTCAGAAAAGGCTTCAGTTATCTGTGCAGAAACCAGAGCAGGTGGTGAAAGAG GATGTGTCAGAGTTACGTAATGAGCTACAGAGGAAAGAATTGCTGGTTCAGAAGCACTTGTCCAAATTGCACCACTGGCAACAAGTGCTCGAGGATGTGAGCGTTCAACATCGCAAACCCACagaccttcctcctcctggacCACTGGCCTTCCTGGAGCAGGCCTCTGCTAGTCTGCCCCCTGCCACTTTAAAACCAAACTAA